One Podospora pseudopauciseta strain CBS 411.78 chromosome 4, whole genome shotgun sequence genomic window, ctcaggGGAACTCCCTGCAACAAGGTTGGCGGCTTCTGCTTCTGTAAGGTGGCAGGCAAGGTATTTCCTCAGCTTGTCCCTATGGGAGCTATCTGCACCTAACCGGTAAGCGCCTGGATCGTAGTCACCTAcctattttcttttcttttcttgtaCAAATTTGGATACCCGTAGATTGATAAattgaaagaaaaaagttcAATATTACCGAGATGTCTCATAGTATAGGCCAATTCCATGTAACTTGCTGTTCAACTCTGACAACACTTTGACTACTGACATCCAAGGCAGCGAGCGATATCTGAACAATACGGGTTTAGGCACTCTACACGAGAACGACCACTTTGGCCGCCGACACACCCTTCTTACAGGTGTCGAAACCCTCTTGGATCTTCTCTAACCCTTTCCCTTCGACAACTTGTGGCTCAGGCGACGGCACAAACTCACCCTTCCCCAATGCCTGCGCCAAGTACACATTCCATATCGCTTTAGCCACGTCTTTGTTCTTGTCATCACCAATATCACTTCCCCAGATGAACTTGTACCCCACgcccttgatcttggccttggccacTGTCGTGATACCAGCCCACACCATATCAACCACAAGCTTCACCATCCCAAACGCCCCCAACCCAAGGAACTCGCCGGGATCCTTGGACCCGCTTACCTGCGAAACAAACTTTGGCTGACCCTCCACAGTCCTGGAGCCACCCAAGATGTCGATACATCTTGGCAATGCCCCTGCCCCAATCGCCACAGCCCCAGCACACACCTTGTTCTCACTCTTTAGCTTGCCAATCATGTCCCCCACCACACTCTCACTCTTGTAATCCCacacctccgccgcccccAATCGCCGGACATGCTCCCAATTACCCGCCGAAGCAGTAGTGTAAACCTCATACCCCCCCGCTCTGGCAAGCTGGATCGCGTTACTCCCCACGCTCGTCGCCCCAGCCCACACAATAACCACCTGATTCTTGTCATCTCCCCTCGGCGAAGTCGGcaacgccaaccccaacccgcccTGATCCCGCCCCAGAAACAGCGCCGTGGCGGCAGTCGAAAACCCCAAAGGTAAAACAGCCGCCTGCTCGAAACGGACATGATCGGGTATCCTGGCAACGAGGTGCTCACGAACAAGGACGTACTCCTGAAACGCGCCCTCGGCCGAAGAGTTAGACCGGCGGTCTGTCCCGAAGGCGTGAGCGACGACCCTGTCGCCGGGGACGAAcagatgggaggaggagcggacTACCGTGCCGGCGACGTCGGAACCGAGGATGACGGGGTACCGGAGgtaggagaagagggggttgcCGGGGGATTGGATGAACCAGTCTACTGGGTTTATGGCCACGGCTTGGGAtttgatgacgaggaagttggctgggggcggggaggggggtgatggggcgGGTTTGATGTccaagggggaggagttttTGGAGGGAAGCcaggcggcggtgttggaggaCATTGTGATGGATGTGGTTTGGGGTGTAGATAGGTAAGTtgatggcggaggggggcAAAAGAGGGGGGTTCATATC contains:
- a CDS encoding hypothetical protein (COG:C; EggNog:ENOG503NVC5); the encoded protein is MSSNTAAWLPSKNSSPLDIKPAPSPPSPPPANFLVIKSQAVAINPVDWFIQSPGNPLFSYLRYPVILGSDVAGTVVRSSSHLFVPGDRVVAHAFGTDRRSNSSAEGAFQEYVLVREHLVARIPDHVRFEQAAVLPLGFSTAATALFLGRDQGGLGLALPTSPRGDDKNQVVIVWAGATSVGSNAIQLARAGGYEVYTTASAGNWEHVRRLGAAEVWDYKSESVVGDMIGKLKSENKVCAGAVAIGAGALPRCIDILGGSRTVEGQPKFVSQVSGSKDPGEFLGLGAFGMVKLVVDMVWAGITTVAKAKIKGVGYKFIWGSDIGDDKNKDVAKAIWNVYLAQALGKGEFVPSPEPQVVEGKGLEKIQEGFDTCKKGVSAAKVVVLV